The following proteins are co-located in the Paralichthys olivaceus isolate ysfri-2021 chromosome 10, ASM2471397v2, whole genome shotgun sequence genome:
- the LOC109631342 gene encoding desmin-like isoform X1 yields MSKSYASSAQSASSYRRTFGSGVGSTPMSSLFSSGGAGGRSSSSSHMSSRIYEAKSSAIPSYSSYRVSSSAGGAGYGSSTALRTYSGEKLDFNLADAMNQDFLNTRTNEKAELQHLNDRFASYIEKVRFLEQQNAALTVEIEKLRGREGPGRVSEMYEDEMRELRRQIEAISNQRARVEVERDNLADDLQKVKMRLQEEVHQKEEAENNLSAFRADVDNATLARLDLERRIESLQEEIAFLKKIHEEEIRELQSQMQDTQIQVQMDMSKPDLTAALRDIRVQYEGIAAKNISEAEDWYKSKVTDLNQAVNKNNDAMRQAKQENMEYRHQIQSYTCEIDSLKGTNESLLRQMRDMEDRMGREASGYQDTITRLEEDINKMKDDMARHLREYQDLLNVKMALDIEIATYRKLLEGEESRITTTGPVQTSYSSIGFRETSPESQHQRSSETHSKKTVLIKTIETRDGEMKYSMSQGANAQSVVSESTQHQQDIM; encoded by the exons ATGAGCAAATCCTACGCCTCCTCAGCCCAGTCGGCCTCCTCGTACCGCCGCACCTTCGGCTCTGGTGTCGGCTCAACCCCGATGTCTTCCCTGTTCTCCTCTGGAGGCGCAGGAGGCCGCAGCTCCTCTTCAAGCCACATGTCAAGCAGAATCTACGAGGCCAAGAGCTCCGCCATACCCTCTTATTCCAGCTACAGGGTGTCCTCTagtgctggaggagctgggtaTGGCTCCTCCACAGCCTTGCGCACCTATTCCGGCGAGAAACTTGACTTCAACCTGGCCGACGCCATGAACCAGGACTTCCTCAACACTAGGACCAACGAGAAGGCCGAGCTCCAGCACCTCAACGACCGCTTTGCCAGCTACATCGAGAAGGTGCGTTTCCTGGAGCAGCAGAATGCGGCTCTGACGGTGGAGATTGAGAAGCTGAGGGGCCGTGAGGGGCCCGGGCGCGTGTCTGAGATGTACGAGGATGAAATGAGGGAGCTGAGGAGGCAGATAGAGGCCATCTCCAACCAGCGCGCCCgagtggaggtggagagagacaaCCTGGCTGATGACCTGCAGAAAGTGAAGATGAG ACTGCAGGAGGAGGTTCATCAGAAGGAAGAGGCTGAGAACAACCTGTCTGCTTTCAGAGCC GATGTAGACAATGCCACTCTGGCCAGGCTGGACCTGGAGAGACGCATTGAGAGTCTGCAGGAGGAGATTGCCTTCCTTAAGAAGATCCATGAAGAG GAAATCCGTGAGCTGCAGAGCCAGATGCAGGACACCCAGATCCAGGTCCAGATGGACATGTCCAAACCTGACCTGACTGCTGCTCTGAGGGACATCCGCGTGCAGTACGAGGGCATCGCTGCCAAGAACATCTCAGAGGCTGAAGACTGGTACAAGTCTAAG gtgACTGATTTGAACCAGGCTGTTAACAAGAACAATGATGCAATGCGTCAGGCCAAGCAGGAGAACATGGAGTACAGACACCAGATCCAGTCCTACACCTGCGAGATCGACTCACTGAAAGGCACC AATGAGTCTCTGCTTCGCCAGATGAGAGATATGGAGGACCGCATGGGCCGTGAGGCCTCTGGTTACCAGGATACTATCACACGGCTGGAGGAGGACATCAATAAGATGAAG GATGATATGGCCCGCCACCTGAGAGAATACCAGGACCTCCTCAACGTGAAGATGGCCCTTGATATTGAAATTGCCACCTACCGCAAGCtgctggagggagaggagagcag GATCACCACCACTGGGCCTGTCCAGACCTCTTATTCCTCCATTGGATTCAGag AGACCAGTCCTGAGTCACAGCATCAACGCTCATCAGAGACTCACTCCAAGAAAACCGTTCTCATCAAGACCATTGAGACCCGCGATGGAGAG ATGAAGTATTCTATGAGCCAGGGCGCTAATGCCCAGAGT GTGGTCAGCGAGTCCACACAGCACCAGCAAGACATCATGTAA
- the LOC109631342 gene encoding desmin-like isoform X2, with translation MSKSYASSAQSASSYRRTFGSGVGSTPMSSLFSSGGAGGRSSSSSHMSSRIYEAKSSAIPSYSSYRVSSSAGGAGYGSSTALRTYSGEKLDFNLADAMNQDFLNTRTNEKAELQHLNDRFASYIEKVRFLEQQNAALTVEIEKLRGREGPGRVSEMYEDEMRELRRQIEAISNQRARVEVERDNLADDLQKVKMRLQEEVHQKEEAENNLSAFRADVDNATLARLDLERRIESLQEEIAFLKKIHEEEIRELQSQMQDTQIQVQMDMSKPDLTAALRDIRVQYEGIAAKNISEAEDWYKSKVTDLNQAVNKNNDAMRQAKQENMEYRHQIQSYTCEIDSLKGTNESLLRQMRDMEDRMGREASGYQDTITRLEEDINKMKDDMARHLREYQDLLNVKMALDIEIATYRKLLEGEESRITTTGPVQTSYSSIGFRETSPESQHQRSSETHSKKTVLIKTIETRDGEVVSESTQHQQDIM, from the exons ATGAGCAAATCCTACGCCTCCTCAGCCCAGTCGGCCTCCTCGTACCGCCGCACCTTCGGCTCTGGTGTCGGCTCAACCCCGATGTCTTCCCTGTTCTCCTCTGGAGGCGCAGGAGGCCGCAGCTCCTCTTCAAGCCACATGTCAAGCAGAATCTACGAGGCCAAGAGCTCCGCCATACCCTCTTATTCCAGCTACAGGGTGTCCTCTagtgctggaggagctgggtaTGGCTCCTCCACAGCCTTGCGCACCTATTCCGGCGAGAAACTTGACTTCAACCTGGCCGACGCCATGAACCAGGACTTCCTCAACACTAGGACCAACGAGAAGGCCGAGCTCCAGCACCTCAACGACCGCTTTGCCAGCTACATCGAGAAGGTGCGTTTCCTGGAGCAGCAGAATGCGGCTCTGACGGTGGAGATTGAGAAGCTGAGGGGCCGTGAGGGGCCCGGGCGCGTGTCTGAGATGTACGAGGATGAAATGAGGGAGCTGAGGAGGCAGATAGAGGCCATCTCCAACCAGCGCGCCCgagtggaggtggagagagacaaCCTGGCTGATGACCTGCAGAAAGTGAAGATGAG ACTGCAGGAGGAGGTTCATCAGAAGGAAGAGGCTGAGAACAACCTGTCTGCTTTCAGAGCC GATGTAGACAATGCCACTCTGGCCAGGCTGGACCTGGAGAGACGCATTGAGAGTCTGCAGGAGGAGATTGCCTTCCTTAAGAAGATCCATGAAGAG GAAATCCGTGAGCTGCAGAGCCAGATGCAGGACACCCAGATCCAGGTCCAGATGGACATGTCCAAACCTGACCTGACTGCTGCTCTGAGGGACATCCGCGTGCAGTACGAGGGCATCGCTGCCAAGAACATCTCAGAGGCTGAAGACTGGTACAAGTCTAAG gtgACTGATTTGAACCAGGCTGTTAACAAGAACAATGATGCAATGCGTCAGGCCAAGCAGGAGAACATGGAGTACAGACACCAGATCCAGTCCTACACCTGCGAGATCGACTCACTGAAAGGCACC AATGAGTCTCTGCTTCGCCAGATGAGAGATATGGAGGACCGCATGGGCCGTGAGGCCTCTGGTTACCAGGATACTATCACACGGCTGGAGGAGGACATCAATAAGATGAAG GATGATATGGCCCGCCACCTGAGAGAATACCAGGACCTCCTCAACGTGAAGATGGCCCTTGATATTGAAATTGCCACCTACCGCAAGCtgctggagggagaggagagcag GATCACCACCACTGGGCCTGTCCAGACCTCTTATTCCTCCATTGGATTCAGag AGACCAGTCCTGAGTCACAGCATCAACGCTCATCAGAGACTCACTCCAAGAAAACCGTTCTCATCAAGACCATTGAGACCCGCGATGGAGAG GTGGTCAGCGAGTCCACACAGCACCAGCAAGACATCATGTAA